In one Pseudarthrobacter sp. NBSH8 genomic region, the following are encoded:
- the leuA gene encoding 2-isopropylmalate synthase: MRNAQKPSGMPVHRYAPFQDLITVELPDRTWPDKVIKKAPRWCAVDLRDGNQALIDPMSPARKMKMFDLLVRMGYKEIEVGFPSASQTDFDFVRQLIVGNHIPDDVTIQVLTQAREHLIERTYESLVGAKQAIVHLYNSTSVLQRRVVFNQDQDGILDIALQGARLCKKYEETLVDTHITYEYSPESFTGTELDYAVRVCNAIADVFEASADSQVIINLPATVEMATPNVYADSIEWMSRNLHPREGIILSLHPHNDRGTGVAAAELGYLAGADRIEGCLFGNGERTGNVDLVTLGLNMFVQGIDPMIDFSDIDEIRRTVEYCNQLPVAERSPYGGDLVFTAFSGSHQDAIKKGFEALEKDAAAAGKDVADFTWQVPYLPVDPKDLGRSYEAVIRVNSQSGKGGVAYLLKNEHSLDLPRRAQMEFSGVIQKKTDTVGGEVSGAQLWQHFQDEYLPSSETDGQWGRYSLGSVSTETDDDGGMTLHASLTVDGVQARRTGTGNGPIAALLSILREDGVDVRVLDYSEHALSEGGSAMAAAYVECAVGERVLWGVGIDANTSMSSLKAVISAVNRAIRDSRA; the protein is encoded by the coding sequence ATGCGAAACGCACAGAAGCCCTCCGGAATGCCCGTCCACCGCTACGCGCCGTTCCAGGATCTGATCACCGTTGAACTGCCTGACCGCACGTGGCCGGACAAGGTCATCAAGAAGGCCCCGCGCTGGTGCGCCGTGGACCTGCGTGACGGCAACCAGGCGCTGATCGACCCGATGAGCCCCGCCCGCAAGATGAAGATGTTCGATCTGCTGGTCCGCATGGGCTACAAGGAAATTGAAGTCGGCTTCCCGTCTGCTTCGCAGACCGATTTCGACTTTGTCCGTCAGCTCATCGTCGGAAACCACATCCCGGACGACGTCACCATCCAGGTCCTCACCCAGGCACGCGAGCACCTGATCGAACGGACCTATGAGTCCTTGGTTGGCGCGAAGCAGGCCATCGTCCACCTGTACAACTCAACGTCCGTCCTGCAGCGCCGAGTGGTGTTCAACCAGGATCAGGACGGCATTCTGGACATCGCGCTCCAGGGCGCCCGGCTGTGCAAGAAGTACGAGGAAACCCTCGTGGACACGCACATCACCTATGAATACTCGCCGGAGTCGTTCACCGGAACCGAACTGGACTACGCCGTCCGGGTCTGCAACGCCATCGCCGACGTCTTCGAAGCATCCGCCGACAGCCAGGTCATCATCAACCTGCCCGCCACGGTGGAAATGGCCACTCCGAACGTTTACGCCGATTCCATCGAATGGATGAGCCGGAACCTGCACCCGCGCGAAGGCATCATCCTGTCCCTGCACCCGCACAATGACCGGGGCACCGGCGTGGCCGCCGCCGAGCTGGGGTACCTGGCCGGCGCGGATCGGATCGAGGGCTGCCTGTTCGGCAACGGCGAGCGGACCGGCAACGTGGACCTCGTCACCCTGGGCCTGAACATGTTCGTGCAGGGTATCGATCCCATGATCGACTTCTCCGACATCGACGAGATCCGGCGCACGGTGGAGTACTGCAACCAGCTCCCCGTCGCAGAGCGTTCCCCCTACGGCGGCGACCTCGTGTTTACCGCATTCTCAGGCTCGCACCAGGACGCCATCAAGAAGGGCTTCGAGGCGCTGGAGAAGGACGCCGCAGCCGCCGGCAAGGACGTCGCGGACTTCACCTGGCAAGTCCCGTACCTGCCCGTTGACCCCAAGGACCTGGGCCGCAGCTACGAGGCCGTCATCCGGGTCAACTCGCAGTCCGGCAAGGGTGGCGTGGCCTACCTGCTCAAGAACGAACACAGCCTGGACCTGCCGCGCCGCGCCCAGATGGAATTTTCGGGCGTCATCCAGAAGAAGACCGATACCGTGGGCGGCGAAGTCAGCGGCGCCCAGTTATGGCAGCATTTCCAGGACGAGTACCTGCCCTCCAGCGAAACGGACGGCCAGTGGGGCCGCTACTCGCTCGGTTCCGTCAGCACCGAAACCGATGACGACGGCGGGATGACCCTGCACGCCTCGCTCACTGTTGACGGTGTCCAGGCCCGACGGACGGGCACCGGAAACGGGCCCATTGCGGCGCTGTTGAGCATCCTGCGCGAGGACGGCGTGGATGTCCGGGTGCTGGACTACAGCGAGCATGCCCTTTCGGAAGGCGGCAGCGCCATGGCCGCAGCCTACGTCGAGTGCGCCGTGGGGGAGCGGGTCCTGTGGGGTGTCGGCATTGATGCCAACACCAGCATGTCCTCGCTCAAGGCCGTCATTTCCGCAGTCAACCGGGCCATCCGGGATTCCCGCGCCTGA
- the era gene encoding GTPase Era, translating to MSKKNSRPASPDSAATEFGGYRAGFAVLVGRPNAGKSTLTNALVGQKVAITSAKPQTTRHTIRGIVHRDDAQLILVDTPGLHRPRTLLGKRLNELVADTLAEVDAIGFCLPANEKIGPGDKYIAAQLAAIGNKPVIAVVTKADTVDRQALTEQLLAVAALGRDVIGEDGWKDIVPVSATDGFQVDTLADVLISHMPASPPLYPDGHLTDEPEAVMIAELIREAALEGVRDELPHSLAVVVDEIVPREGRPEDRPFLDVRVNLYVERPSQKAIIIGKGGARLREVGTTARKGIEALLGARIYLDLHVKVAKDWQRDPKQLVKLGF from the coding sequence GTGAGCAAGAAAAATAGTCGTCCGGCAAGCCCGGATTCAGCCGCAACAGAGTTCGGCGGATACAGGGCGGGCTTTGCGGTCCTCGTGGGGCGGCCGAACGCGGGCAAATCAACCCTGACGAACGCCCTGGTGGGCCAGAAGGTGGCGATCACTTCCGCCAAGCCGCAGACCACGCGGCACACCATCCGAGGGATCGTGCACCGCGATGACGCCCAGTTGATCCTGGTTGATACGCCTGGCCTGCACCGCCCCCGAACCCTGCTGGGAAAACGGTTGAACGAACTCGTCGCCGACACCCTCGCCGAGGTGGACGCGATCGGCTTCTGCCTTCCCGCCAACGAGAAGATCGGCCCGGGCGACAAGTACATCGCCGCACAGCTCGCCGCCATCGGCAACAAGCCGGTCATCGCGGTCGTCACCAAGGCGGACACCGTGGACCGGCAGGCGCTCACGGAGCAGTTGCTCGCCGTCGCTGCATTGGGCCGGGATGTCATCGGCGAGGACGGCTGGAAAGACATCGTGCCCGTTTCCGCCACCGACGGGTTCCAGGTCGACACCCTCGCAGACGTCCTGATCAGCCACATGCCAGCATCGCCGCCCCTGTATCCGGATGGCCACCTGACGGACGAACCGGAAGCTGTGATGATCGCGGAACTCATCCGGGAAGCGGCCCTCGAGGGCGTACGGGACGAACTGCCGCACTCACTGGCGGTCGTCGTTGATGAGATTGTTCCGCGTGAAGGCCGGCCCGAGGACAGGCCCTTCCTCGACGTCCGGGTCAACCTTTATGTGGAGCGTCCGTCGCAGAAGGCCATCATCATCGGCAAAGGCGGCGCACGGCTCCGCGAAGTCGGTACCACCGCCCGCAAGGGGATCGAGGCGCTGCTCGGCGCCCGAATCTACCTTGACCTGCATGTGAAGGTGGCAAAGGACTGGCAGCGTGACCCGAAGCAGCTGGTCAAGCTGGGCTTCTGA
- a CDS encoding M13 family metallopeptidase: MPISGIDLSNIDHTVRPQDDLYQHVNGSWLKATEIPDDRPLEGTFTALRDGAEIAVRDIIEEAAAKGEAASGIERKVGELYNSFMDEATVEAKGMEPIRGRLADVFATTTVADLVALAGRLFRSDVSGLFYIYPAPDAGNPDRILLYTGQGGLGLPDESYYREEKFAPMVKAYGEHVRTMFTLAGVADPETAAARVVALETKLASHHWDNVTLRDPQKTYNLKSAEEAATLFPLLNTWFEAAGIDPDKSSEIVVSTPDFFSGAAGLLESEPLPVWQEWLALRVVNGAAPYLSAEFVDANFSFYGTTISGTPRNKDRWKRAVAVVEAALGEAVGQIYVSKHFPESHKARMQTLVSNLIEAYRQSITGLAWMGAETKAEALRKLEAFRAKIGYPDKWIDYSAVEIDPADLLGNVERAHNADVNRHLDEVGKPVDLNKWLMTPQTVNAYYHPMLNEIVFPAAILQPPFFTADADDAVNYGGIGAVIGHEIGHGFDDQGSQFDGGGALRNWWTEDDRTAFEELTAKLVAQFDALSPYAAPGHNVNGKLTLGENIGDLGGLTIAYKAYLLSLDGREPEVLDGLTGQQRFFASWAAGWRQVIRSEEAIRRLATDPHSPNEFRTNAIAKNLDAFHEAFGVTGQDGMWMPQEARVSIW; the protein is encoded by the coding sequence GTGCCCATCTCGGGGATCGATCTGTCCAACATTGACCACACCGTCAGGCCGCAGGACGACCTGTACCAGCACGTGAACGGGTCCTGGCTCAAGGCCACGGAAATTCCGGATGACCGGCCCCTCGAGGGAACATTCACCGCACTGCGCGACGGAGCGGAAATCGCGGTCCGGGACATCATCGAGGAAGCAGCCGCCAAAGGCGAGGCCGCCAGCGGGATTGAACGGAAGGTCGGCGAGCTCTACAACAGCTTTATGGATGAAGCCACCGTGGAGGCCAAGGGAATGGAGCCGATCCGCGGTCGCCTTGCCGACGTGTTCGCCACCACCACCGTTGCCGACCTTGTAGCCCTGGCCGGGCGCCTGTTCCGGTCAGACGTTTCCGGGCTCTTCTACATTTACCCGGCTCCGGACGCGGGCAACCCGGACCGCATCCTGCTCTATACCGGCCAGGGCGGCCTCGGACTGCCGGACGAGTCCTACTACCGGGAAGAAAAGTTCGCCCCGATGGTCAAGGCCTATGGCGAGCATGTCCGGACCATGTTCACCCTGGCAGGGGTGGCCGATCCGGAGACGGCGGCCGCGCGCGTCGTTGCGCTCGAAACCAAACTTGCTTCCCATCACTGGGACAACGTCACCCTGCGCGACCCGCAGAAGACCTACAACCTTAAATCCGCCGAGGAAGCAGCCACGCTGTTCCCGCTGCTAAATACCTGGTTCGAAGCTGCCGGGATCGACCCCGACAAAAGCAGCGAAATCGTCGTGAGCACTCCGGACTTCTTCAGCGGGGCCGCTGGCCTGCTGGAGTCCGAACCGCTCCCTGTGTGGCAGGAGTGGCTCGCCCTGCGCGTCGTCAACGGCGCGGCGCCCTATCTGTCCGCCGAGTTCGTTGATGCCAACTTCTCCTTCTACGGAACAACCATCAGCGGCACCCCCCGGAACAAGGACCGCTGGAAGCGGGCCGTCGCCGTCGTGGAAGCGGCGCTCGGTGAGGCCGTCGGGCAGATTTACGTCTCGAAGCACTTCCCCGAATCTCACAAAGCCCGCATGCAGACCTTGGTGTCCAACCTGATCGAGGCCTACCGGCAGTCCATCACCGGCCTTGCGTGGATGGGTGCGGAAACCAAGGCTGAGGCGCTGCGGAAACTGGAGGCCTTCCGCGCCAAGATCGGCTACCCCGACAAGTGGATCGATTACTCCGCTGTGGAGATCGACCCCGCGGACCTTCTGGGCAACGTCGAGCGGGCCCACAACGCCGACGTCAACCGCCACTTGGATGAGGTGGGCAAACCGGTGGACCTCAACAAGTGGCTTATGACACCGCAGACGGTGAACGCGTACTACCACCCGATGCTCAACGAGATCGTGTTCCCGGCGGCCATCCTGCAGCCACCGTTCTTCACGGCCGACGCCGATGACGCCGTCAACTACGGCGGCATCGGAGCGGTGATCGGCCACGAGATTGGCCACGGTTTTGATGACCAGGGGTCGCAGTTCGACGGCGGCGGCGCGCTGCGGAACTGGTGGACCGAGGATGACAGGACGGCCTTTGAGGAGCTCACGGCGAAGCTCGTGGCACAGTTCGACGCGTTGTCGCCGTATGCCGCGCCAGGGCACAACGTCAACGGCAAGCTGACGCTCGGGGAAAACATCGGCGACCTCGGTGGCCTGACCATCGCCTACAAGGCTTATCTCCTCAGCCTCGATGGCAGGGAACCCGAGGTGCTGGACGGACTGACGGGGCAGCAGCGGTTCTTCGCGTCCTGGGCGGCCGGCTGGCGGCAGGTGATCCGGTCTGAAGAGGCCATCAGGAGGCTCGCCACGGATCCCCACTCCCCCAACGAGTTCAGGACCAACGCCATTGCCAAGAACCTCGACGCCTTCCACGAGGCCTTTGGCGTGACCGGGCAGGACGGCATGTGGATGCCTCAGGAAGCCCGCGTCAGCATCTGGTAA
- a CDS encoding LCP family protein, which yields MGRGRDNREYGADASAGTGPVSRHADATAVGVARHLGSRSRMRAWLKVTTAVVTVLVVGGLGFAGYWYFRLQSNITTAPLNAGGTANPGADKSERMQILILGSDTRDGANAEYGSADASTGYGKSDVMMLMDVSADNKRVSVISFPRDLLVDIPECTDQKTKRTYPARSGAMINEAMNEAGIGCAVDTVNKLTGLEIDHFMMADFTAVKELSNTVGGVDVCISDAVYDPDSRLRLPKGTSSVKGEMALAFLRTRHAFADGGDLGRIRAQQGFLSSLTRKIKDDGTLSDPSKMLNIADVVTKNLTVDEGLASVPSLVSIGSRLKDIDISKVAFVAVPNTPAATDINRLQIAEPAGSQLFAALREDVDLTDPTAPTTPTPAPTETTALPTETAPAVPTYDKALQPVTVANGSGIPGRAQEIVQALITGGFTQSGPLQAAPVAQSVVYYGTEFADVAADVAALLGIPAAQVQLAPRVAGVQVYLGTDFTAGATYGASAGAALPEDIVNQTAGDTVCQQANPVLIVQD from the coding sequence ATGGGGCGAGGCCGCGACAATCGCGAGTACGGAGCTGACGCGTCAGCCGGGACCGGTCCGGTCTCCCGCCACGCTGATGCCACCGCCGTCGGCGTCGCCCGGCATCTCGGCTCCCGCAGCCGGATGCGGGCGTGGCTGAAGGTGACTACCGCAGTGGTGACCGTCCTGGTGGTCGGCGGTCTTGGTTTTGCCGGGTATTGGTATTTTCGGCTTCAATCCAACATCACGACTGCGCCGCTGAACGCCGGCGGCACCGCGAACCCCGGGGCCGACAAATCGGAGCGGATGCAGATTCTGATCCTGGGCTCGGATACCAGGGACGGCGCAAACGCGGAGTACGGCTCTGCGGACGCCTCAACCGGTTACGGCAAGTCCGACGTCATGATGCTGATGGACGTATCGGCGGACAATAAGCGCGTCAGCGTCATCAGCTTCCCCCGGGACCTGCTGGTCGATATTCCGGAGTGCACCGACCAGAAGACCAAACGGACGTATCCTGCCCGCAGCGGTGCCATGATCAACGAGGCCATGAATGAAGCCGGCATCGGCTGCGCCGTAGACACGGTCAACAAACTGACTGGCCTGGAGATCGATCACTTCATGATGGCGGACTTTACCGCTGTGAAGGAACTCTCCAACACGGTGGGCGGCGTTGACGTGTGCATCAGTGACGCCGTCTACGATCCGGACTCCCGGCTGCGCCTGCCGAAGGGCACATCCTCGGTCAAGGGTGAAATGGCCCTTGCCTTCCTGCGGACCAGGCACGCCTTCGCCGATGGCGGCGATCTCGGCCGGATCAGGGCACAGCAGGGATTCCTGTCCTCCCTTACGCGCAAGATCAAGGACGACGGCACACTGTCCGACCCCTCTAAAATGCTGAACATCGCCGATGTTGTGACCAAGAACCTCACCGTGGATGAGGGGCTGGCCTCCGTGCCGTCGCTCGTGAGTATAGGTAGCCGGCTGAAGGACATCGACATCAGCAAGGTGGCGTTTGTGGCCGTGCCCAACACGCCGGCGGCCACGGATATCAACCGCCTGCAGATTGCGGAGCCCGCAGGGTCACAGCTGTTTGCGGCACTCCGCGAGGACGTGGACCTCACGGATCCAACTGCGCCCACCACTCCTACCCCGGCGCCGACAGAAACGACAGCCCTGCCCACAGAAACAGCCCCGGCTGTGCCCACGTATGACAAGGCGCTGCAGCCAGTCACCGTGGCCAACGGCAGCGGCATCCCGGGGCGCGCCCAGGAAATCGTGCAGGCCTTGATCACCGGCGGTTTCACCCAATCCGGGCCGCTACAAGCCGCACCTGTCGCGCAGAGCGTTGTCTACTATGGTACTGAATTCGCCGACGTCGCAGCCGATGTGGCTGCGCTGCTCGGGATCCCGGCCGCCCAGGTCCAGCTGGCACCCCGCGTCGCCGGAGTCCAGGTCTACCTTGGAACTGACTTCACTGCCGGGGCAACCTACGGCGCCAGCGCGGGCGCCGCCCTGCCCGAGGACATCGTCAACCAGACGGCCGGCGATACTGTGTGCCAGCAGGCCAACCCGGTGCTGATCGTCCAGGACTGA
- a CDS encoding GerMN domain-containing protein, which translates to MPQTATPLTARRAEPRFRPQRLLGLLPAFLLLTGCIADPNPGPNPTANSSQAATGSPGGPSTSAPLETTQSSNKAPVYWIGRSNNNVFLYREFRDVPEQENPVTRALRAMMSEKPLDPDFFTPWQNPEKLASSISGKNVITVDISEDAFNSNLDADMAGRAIQQLVFTATAAAASSGLIDSGQQIQVRILVDSHTDYVAFNHIQLGDPMSRAAGMVAPVWIIDPQEGTDLAGGSVKITGRSTVPGGKLRWQILRAEANGNKAPYLTGETTAAAEAAQAGVFTLALSLSAGNYELRVSQVETAGSSQELNVDTRNFKIR; encoded by the coding sequence GTGCCGCAAACAGCGACCCCCCTTACTGCCAGACGCGCCGAGCCGCGCTTCCGTCCGCAACGCCTCCTGGGTCTACTGCCAGCATTCCTCCTTCTCACCGGTTGCATCGCGGACCCCAACCCCGGGCCCAACCCGACGGCAAACTCCAGCCAGGCTGCCACCGGCTCACCCGGGGGCCCCTCCACCAGCGCGCCCTTGGAAACCACACAGTCTTCCAACAAGGCACCCGTCTACTGGATTGGCCGAAGCAACAACAACGTGTTCCTGTACCGGGAGTTCCGGGACGTGCCGGAGCAGGAGAATCCTGTGACACGTGCCCTCCGGGCCATGATGTCGGAGAAGCCGCTGGACCCGGATTTCTTCACGCCCTGGCAGAATCCGGAGAAACTTGCCTCGTCCATCTCCGGCAAGAACGTCATCACGGTCGACATCTCCGAAGATGCCTTTAACAGCAATCTCGACGCCGACATGGCTGGCCGCGCCATCCAGCAGCTGGTCTTTACCGCTACGGCGGCGGCTGCGAGTTCCGGCCTGATCGATTCCGGCCAGCAGATCCAGGTCAGGATCCTGGTGGATAGCCACACCGACTACGTTGCCTTCAACCACATCCAGCTTGGCGACCCAATGTCCCGGGCTGCCGGAATGGTGGCGCCTGTCTGGATCATCGATCCGCAGGAAGGGACGGACCTGGCAGGCGGAAGCGTCAAGATCACCGGCCGCAGCACGGTTCCTGGCGGCAAGCTCCGCTGGCAGATCCTGCGGGCCGAAGCGAACGGGAACAAGGCGCCCTACCTCACCGGGGAGACCACTGCAGCGGCCGAAGCGGCCCAGGCCGGAGTGTTCACGCTTGCGCTGAGCCTGTCCGCCGGGAACTATGAGCTCCGTGTTTCGCAGGTGGAGACAGCCGGCAGCAGCCAGGAGCTGAATGTGGATACGCGGAACTTCAAAATCCGGTAG
- a CDS encoding hemolysin family protein: MTPLLLVGMALAFLSTAALLTAAEAAFTFLSRHDAEDALLKSRGNAMQRILAQPVAHIRALRFWRVWFEMASAVAVAVLLHSLLDNVWLAGLAATGIMALLGFVIVGVSPRQIGRLHSAAVVRYTASLIRFLTWVLGPIPGWLVALGSAAAPGAPAGDDAFFSEQEFRELVDRASESDMIEDTEAEMIQSVFDFGDTLVRAVMVPRTDILSIDAGSSLRRAMSMFLRSGYSRIPVIRDNTDQILGIVYLKDVAATLHELGPDDEPPPVEALARGVRYVPESKPVSDLLRELQKESTHVAIVIDEYGGTAGLVTLEDLIEEIVGEIVDEYDTESAEAVALGSGSYRVSARMSIDDLGELFDIELDDDEVDTVGGLLAKALGRVPIVGSRVEVDGISLLAERLEGRRNRVSHIIAAAAPKTDTDLEDVLDEAEATQQGVPREQEK; encoded by the coding sequence GTGACGCCCCTGCTCCTTGTCGGCATGGCCCTGGCCTTCCTCAGCACCGCAGCACTCCTGACCGCAGCCGAGGCCGCGTTCACGTTTCTTTCCCGGCATGACGCCGAAGACGCGCTGCTGAAAAGCCGCGGAAACGCCATGCAGCGCATCCTGGCCCAGCCGGTGGCCCACATCCGGGCGTTGAGGTTCTGGCGGGTCTGGTTCGAGATGGCTTCAGCCGTGGCGGTGGCTGTGCTGCTCCACAGCCTGCTGGACAACGTCTGGCTGGCCGGGCTTGCCGCAACCGGGATCATGGCCTTGCTCGGCTTCGTCATCGTGGGAGTTTCCCCGCGGCAGATCGGCAGGCTCCATTCGGCCGCGGTGGTCCGGTATACGGCATCGCTGATCAGGTTCCTGACCTGGGTCCTCGGTCCCATTCCCGGGTGGCTCGTGGCGCTGGGCAGTGCCGCCGCTCCCGGCGCCCCTGCCGGTGATGACGCGTTCTTCAGCGAACAGGAATTCCGCGAACTCGTGGACCGGGCCTCTGAATCGGACATGATCGAAGACACCGAAGCGGAAATGATCCAATCAGTCTTTGACTTCGGCGATACCCTGGTGCGCGCCGTAATGGTGCCCAGGACCGATATCCTCAGCATCGACGCCGGTTCCAGCCTCAGGCGGGCCATGTCGATGTTCCTGCGGTCGGGCTACTCTCGGATCCCCGTGATCCGAGACAATACGGACCAGATTCTCGGAATTGTCTACCTCAAGGACGTTGCGGCGACGCTTCATGAGCTGGGGCCCGACGACGAGCCGCCCCCGGTCGAAGCCTTGGCCCGCGGGGTGCGGTACGTCCCGGAGTCCAAGCCGGTGAGCGACCTCCTCCGGGAGCTGCAGAAGGAGTCAACCCACGTGGCCATCGTGATCGACGAATACGGTGGCACGGCCGGCCTTGTCACCCTCGAAGACCTCATCGAGGAAATCGTCGGCGAAATCGTGGACGAATATGACACGGAAAGCGCCGAGGCCGTGGCCCTGGGCAGTGGTTCGTACCGCGTGAGCGCCCGGATGAGCATCGATGACCTCGGAGAACTGTTCGACATAGAGCTCGACGACGACGAAGTTGACACCGTGGGCGGGCTGCTGGCCAAGGCCCTGGGCCGCGTTCCCATTGTGGGCAGCCGCGTGGAGGTGGATGGCATCTCACTGCTCGCCGAACGGCTCGAGGGCCGCCGCAACCGCGTCAGCCACATCATTGCCGCAGCAGCACCAAAGACAGACACTGACCTTGAAGACGTCCTCGACGAGGCGGAAGCAACCCAGCAGGGAGTTCCACGTGAGCAAGAAAAATAG
- the ybeY gene encoding rRNA maturation RNase YbeY, producing MSIEVNNESGIQVDEAELVALSRYVFEQLFIHPQAELSILLVDEPAMEKLHIELMDEPGSTDVLSVPMDELTPGTPDRPTPQGMLGDIAVCPQVAQVQAANAGHSLQDEMMLLTTHGILHLLGYDHAEPEEKEEMFGLQRQLLSGFTGKEAPAETTQ from the coding sequence GTGAGCATTGAGGTTAACAACGAATCCGGCATCCAGGTTGACGAAGCCGAGCTCGTGGCACTGTCCCGGTACGTTTTCGAGCAGTTGTTTATCCACCCGCAGGCTGAACTCTCCATTCTCCTGGTGGATGAACCAGCCATGGAAAAGCTCCACATCGAACTGATGGACGAGCCCGGATCCACAGACGTGCTCTCGGTTCCCATGGACGAACTGACCCCCGGTACGCCGGACCGGCCCACTCCACAAGGGATGCTGGGTGACATTGCCGTGTGCCCCCAGGTGGCGCAGGTGCAGGCAGCCAACGCCGGGCATTCCCTGCAGGATGAGATGATGCTGCTGACCACCCACGGGATCCTCCACCTGCTCGGCTATGACCACGCAGAGCCCGAGGAAAAGGAAGAGATGTTCGGCCTCCAGCGCCAGCTGCTTTCCGGCTTCACCGGCAAAGAAGCACCCGCCGAGACCACGCAGTGA
- a CDS encoding PhoH family protein, translated as MTESANGKRRLNTDRAAAEFPHSLPGVRTEVVLFDNSDQMVQSLGSHDEALRYIEEQFPSVNFHVRGNELSISGPANEVPRIMRLLHEVRGLVARGTVISPAVLHQLVALLRSQSLQNPVDVLTHDILSSRGKTIRPKTLNQKNYVDAIDANTVIFGIGPAGTGKTYLAMAKAVQALQQKEVSRIILTRPAVEAGERLGFLPGTLSDKIDPYLRPLYDALHDMMDPESIPRLMAAGTIEVAPLAYMRGRTLNDAFIILDEAQNTTPEQMKMFLTRLGFGSKMVVTGDVTQVDLPFGTRSGLRIVEEILQGIEDVNFTVLDSTDVVRHRLVGDIVRAYSLWDDVQRSKVKHSVSREKRGENA; from the coding sequence ATGACTGAATCAGCGAACGGAAAGCGCCGGCTCAATACTGACCGCGCCGCCGCAGAATTCCCCCATTCACTTCCTGGTGTCCGGACGGAGGTGGTTCTCTTTGACAACTCCGACCAGATGGTCCAATCGCTCGGCAGCCATGACGAGGCCTTGCGTTACATCGAAGAGCAGTTCCCGTCGGTGAACTTCCACGTCCGTGGAAACGAGCTGTCCATCAGCGGCCCTGCCAACGAAGTTCCGCGCATTATGCGGCTCCTGCATGAAGTGCGCGGCCTCGTGGCCCGCGGCACCGTCATCAGCCCCGCGGTGCTGCACCAGCTCGTTGCGCTGCTCCGCAGCCAGTCATTGCAGAACCCTGTGGATGTCCTCACTCATGACATCCTCTCCAGCCGGGGGAAGACCATCCGGCCCAAAACCCTGAACCAGAAGAACTACGTGGACGCAATTGACGCGAACACAGTGATTTTCGGGATTGGCCCTGCAGGCACGGGTAAGACGTACCTCGCGATGGCCAAGGCTGTTCAGGCCCTCCAGCAGAAGGAAGTCAGCCGCATTATCCTGACCAGGCCCGCAGTCGAGGCCGGCGAACGGCTGGGATTCCTGCCGGGCACCCTGAGCGACAAGATCGATCCCTACCTGCGCCCGCTGTACGACGCACTGCACGACATGATGGACCCTGAGTCCATCCCGCGGCTGATGGCGGCGGGAACCATCGAAGTGGCGCCGCTGGCCTACATGCGGGGGCGCACGCTCAATGACGCCTTCATCATTCTGGACGAAGCGCAGAACACCACACCGGAACAGATGAAGATGTTTCTGACGCGCTTGGGCTTCGGGTCCAAAATGGTGGTCACCGGCGACGTCACCCAGGTGGACCTTCCCTTTGGCACCCGGTCGGGCCTGCGGATCGTAGAGGAGATCCTGCAGGGAATCGAGGACGTGAACTTCACCGTCCTGGACTCCACTGACGTGGTCCGCCACCGTCTTGTGGGTGACATCGTGCGTGCCTACAGTCTCTGGGATGACGTCCAGCGGAGCAAAGTAAAACACTCGGTGAGCCGGGAAAAGCGGGGGGAAAACGCGTGA
- the recO gene encoding DNA repair protein RecO: MVQQSFAARSYRDDAVVLRTHKLGEADRIITLLTKHHGQIRAVAKGVRRTSSKFGARLEPFMVADLQLVSGKTLDIVTQAVAKGAYGSNIAADYGRYTVAAAMTETAEKLTDVDGEAGTAQYNLLVGALASLSRAEHAPGLILDSYLLRALATGGWAPSFTNCARCGRPGPHTAFSAPLGGMVCADCRPPGSPAPAAETVVLLGALLTGDWTTTDGSQVPHRREAAGLVAVYLQWHLERVLKSLKHVERG; the protein is encoded by the coding sequence GTGGTCCAACAATCCTTTGCTGCCCGGTCTTACCGGGATGACGCCGTGGTGCTTCGTACCCACAAGCTGGGCGAGGCCGACCGCATCATCACCCTGCTGACCAAGCACCACGGTCAAATCCGCGCCGTCGCCAAGGGAGTACGGCGGACCAGCAGCAAGTTTGGGGCGCGGCTGGAGCCCTTCATGGTTGCAGACCTGCAACTGGTCTCCGGAAAGACACTGGACATCGTCACCCAGGCGGTTGCCAAGGGCGCCTACGGCAGCAACATCGCCGCAGACTATGGCCGCTACACCGTTGCCGCTGCCATGACCGAAACTGCGGAGAAACTGACGGATGTCGACGGCGAAGCCGGCACCGCCCAGTACAACCTGCTGGTGGGTGCGCTGGCATCGCTGAGCCGGGCCGAACATGCGCCCGGACTGATCCTCGATTCCTATCTCCTGCGCGCTCTTGCCACCGGCGGCTGGGCGCCGAGTTTCACTAACTGCGCCCGCTGCGGCCGGCCCGGCCCCCATACGGCGTTTTCAGCTCCGCTCGGCGGCATGGTCTGCGCCGACTGCAGGCCACCGGGTTCGCCTGCGCCGGCGGCAGAGACCGTCGTACTGCTGGGTGCCTTGCTGACGGGGGACTGGACGACGACGGACGGTTCGCAGGTGCCGCACCGCCGGGAGGCTGCGGGGCTGGTGGCCGTATACCTGCAATGGCACCTTGAGCGTGTCCTGAAATCCCTCAAACATGTGGAGCGTGGCTGA